One segment of Planctomycetota bacterium DNA contains the following:
- a CDS encoding methionine--tRNA ligase subunit beta: MPELTYEQFKQMDLRVGRITAIEEHPNANKLYVLKVDLGEGCDRQLVAGLRPYYPDKATLLGKRIVVVANLAPAVLRGVESRGMLLAAQTPDGARVIILTTDDEMPPGSKVL, translated from the coding sequence ATGCCCGAGCTCACCTATGAGCAGTTCAAGCAGATGGACCTCCGCGTGGGGCGCATCACCGCCATCGAAGAGCACCCCAATGCCAACAAGCTCTACGTTCTGAAGGTGGACCTGGGCGAGGGTTGCGACCGCCAGCTCGTCGCCGGCCTGAGGCCCTATTACCCCGACAAGGCCACACTCCTCGGCAAGCGAATCGTCGTCGTCGCCAACCTCGCGCCGGCCGTTCTCCGCGGCGTCGAGAGCCGCGGCATGCTCCTCGCCGCGCAGACGCCGGACGGCGCCCGGGTCATCATCCTTACCACGGACGACGAGATGCCCCCCGGGTCCAAGGTCCTCTAG